Proteins encoded in a region of the Populus nigra chromosome 3, ddPopNigr1.1, whole genome shotgun sequence genome:
- the LOC133690066 gene encoding uncharacterized protein LOC133690066 isoform X1: MTDQSSRLSITNLRTASQLIKQTATIFSSNLFTLIFLSLLLFSFRTFIENGTHVLTSFIDRDPSLKSLLSRLDLAGQPHPSHPHHRIHTRLPRRRRPFLHLTRVGTLDDDFFSADDEADSSLFPKFPPNGSFVILHNFDPKFGFSDLVIDNGIKVPEIVRSGIQFKAAEENHSFLDSTNNNNEIESSSEDFNNNESGKEGEDTILDLQFLVKGLELGRRDTAALFLLVSFLSAAYGWVILGFTAIYSWILGVVFIVVVNDLLGRYGSFIGVVWNGSRLGSKRLAGFILMRWAVRDALTQLVGLWFFGEIEDQYSFFKLFVRLKLMPFSVMFPWINGFDKEISGFFVTWMLVDVVVGFIFAVDAWVTVVDTRRTGREILKEGCYLISTMFHQAVQLKCYEEILCGSAARWVFARVFGKFFAILLQSAFEVYFMVAWLIFYFVARCKEADSDGRRFGRRELEVLIDGLR, from the coding sequence ATGACCGATCAGTCGTCTCGTCTGAGCATCACCAATCTCCGGACAGCTTCACAGCTAATCAAACAGACAGCCACAATCTTCTCATCCAATCTCTTCACCTTAATTTTCTTGTCTTTATTGCTCTTCTCTTTCCGTACATTCATCGAAAATGGGACCCACGTCCTCACTTCTTTCATCGACCGCGACCCTTCTCTCAAATCCCTCCTTTCCCGTCTCGACCTTGCCGGCCAACCCCACCCCTCCCACCCCCACCACCGCATTCACACTCGCCTCCCTCGCCGTCGCCGCCCATTCCTACACCTCACCCGTGTTGGTACCCtagatgatgatttcttttctgCTGATGACGAAGCTGATTCCTCCCTCTTCCCAAAGTTCCCTCCCAATGGCAGTTTCGTGATTCTCCACAATTTCGACCCCAAATTTGGTTTCTCCGATCTCGTCATCGATAATGGGATTAAAGTCCCCGAAATTGTCAGGTCCGGCATTCAGTTCAAGGCTGCGGAAGAAAATCATTCATTTCTTGATAGTACAAACAATAATAACGAGATTGAAAGCAGCAGCGAggattttaataataatgagaGTGGAAAAGAAGGGGAGGATACGATTTTAGATTTGCAATTTTTAGTGAAGGGATTGGAATTGGGGAGACGCGACACAGCTGCCTTGTTTCTTCTTGTAAGTTTTCTATCTGCTGCTTATGGTTGGGTTATTTTGGGATTTACAGCAATATATTCGTGGATTTTGGGGgttgtttttattgttgttgttaatgaTTTGTTAGGAAGGTATGGTTCCTTTATTGGTGTCGTTTGGAATGGGTCTAGATTAGGGAGTAAGAGATTAGCTGGGTTTATTTTGATGAGGTGGGCTGTGAGGGATGCTTTGACTCAGTTGGTGGGTTTGTGGTTTTTTGGTGAAATTGAAGATCAGTATTCGTTTTTTAAGCTTTTCGTGAGGTTGAAATTGATGCCCTTTTCTGTTATGTTTCCTTGGATTAATGGGTTTGACAAGGAGATTTCGGGGTTTTTTGTTACTTGGATGTTGGTGGATGTGGTTGTGGGGTTTATATTTGCTGTGGATGCTTGGGTTACTGTTGTGGATACAAGGAGGACTGGGAGAGAGATTTTGAAAGAAGGTTGTTATTTGATATCCACTATGTTTCATCAGGCAGTACAGCTTAAATGTTATGAAGAAATACTTTGTGGGTCAGCTGCAAGGTGGGTTTTTGCTCGGGTTTTTGGGAAGTTTTTCGCCATTCTTTTGCAGTCAGCTTTTGAGGTTTACTTTATGGTGGCTTGGCTGATTTTTTACTTTGTGGCGAGGTGTAAAGAAGCTGATTCTGATGGAAGGAGGTTTGGGAGGAGAGAATTGGAGGTGTTGATTGATGGCCTAAGATGA
- the LOC133688843 gene encoding protein SMALL AUXIN UP-REGULATED RNA 12, giving the protein MKNTKRSLLVASLNKWRKMGSRAMLCCEYQWGLWPSMHEGKSIPRDVPKGHLVVYVGENNKRFVIKITLLKNPLFKALLDQAQDENDFTGDSKLCIPCDESIFLDVVRCAGSPQDRKSCFSL; this is encoded by the coding sequence ATGAAGAATACAAAGAGGAGCCTTCTTGTGGCATCCCTTAACAAATGGAGAAAGATGGGAAGTAGAGCCATGCTTTGCTGTGAGTATCAATGGGGTTTGTGGCCTTCCATGCATGAAGGGAAATCGATTCCAAGGGATGTCCCAAAGGGTCATTTAGTGGTCTATGTAGGTGAGAACAACAAACGGTTTGTAATCAAGATTACCTTACTCAAGAATCCACTGTTCAAGGCATTGCTGGATCAAGCTCAGGATGAAAATGATTTCACTGGTGACTCCAAACTCTGTATTCCTTGCGATGAGAGCATTTTCCTTGATGTTGTGCGCTGCGCTGGCTCTCCACAGGATCGAAAGTCCTGTTTTTCTCTTTAA
- the LOC133687822 gene encoding isocitrate dehydrogenase [NAD] catalytic subunit 5, mitochondrial-like: MALTQVLRRVLGSTPISSAARAFSSAPAPIPATLFPGDGIGPEIAEAVKQVFQAAEVPIEWEEHYVGDQIDPRTQSFLTWESLESVRRNKVGLKGPMATPIGKGHRSLNLTLRKELNLYANVRPCYSLPGYKTRYDNVNLITIRENTEGEYSGLEHQVVRGVVESIKIITRQASLRVAEYAFHYAKIHGRERVSAIHKANIMQKTDGLFLKCCREVAEKYPEITYEEVVIDNCCMMLVKNPALFDVLVMPNLYGDIISDLCAGLIGGLGLTPSCNIGEGGIALAEAVHGSAPDIAGKNLANPTALLLSAVTMLRHLELYDKAERIQNAILTTIAEGKYRTADLGGSSSTTDFTKAICGHL, translated from the exons ATGGCTCTTACGCAGGTGTTGAGGCGCGTTCTTGGCTCCACCCCGATCTCTTCAGCGGCTAGGGCTTTCTCTTCTGCTCCGGCTCCCATCCCAGCAACTCTCTTTCCCGGTGACGGTATTGGCCCCGAGATTGCCGAGGCCGTCAAACAG GTGTTTCAAGCAGCTGAGGTGCCAATTGAGTGGGAAGAGCACTATGTGGGCGATCAAATAGATCCAAGAACCCAGAGTTTTCTAACATGGGAGAGTTTGGAATCAGTAAGAAGAAACAAGGTGGGCTTGAAAGGGCCAATGGCCACGCCGATTGGAAAAGGCCATCGTTCCTTGAATCTTACCCTTAGGAAAGAGCTTAATCTGTATGCCAATGTTAGGCCTTGCTATAGTCTCCCTGGGTATAAAACTCGGTATGACAATGTTAATCTTATCACTATTCGTGAGAATACAGAAGGAGAATACAGTGGACTTGAACACCAA GTGGTTAGAGGTGTAGTTGAAAGTATCAAAATCATTACTCGTCAGGCAAGTTTGAGAGTGGCTGAATATGCTTTTCACTATGCAAAGATCCATGGACGAGAGAGAGTATCTGCTATACACAAAGCTAATATTATGCAGAAAACGGATGGTCTTTTTCTCAAG TGCTGTCGTGAGGTTGCTGAGAAGTACCCTGAGATCACTTATGAGGAAGTTGTTATTGACAACTGCTGTATGATG CTTGTGAAGAATCCAGCACTTTTTGATGTGCTGGTGATGCCTAACCTCTATGGTGACATTATCAGTGACCTTTGTGCGGGGTTGATTGGTGGTTTGGGCTTAACACCAAG CTGCAATATTGGTGAGGGAGGAATCGCCCTGGCTGAAGCTGTGCATGGTTCTGCTCCTGACATTGCTGGGAAG AATTTGGCAAATCCCACTGCTCTGCTGTTAAGTGCTGTCACAATGTTGCGCCATTTAGAGCTCTATGACAAGGCCGAGAGGATCCAGAAtgctatccttaccacaattgCAGAGGGAAAATACCGAACTGCAGACCTAGGTGGTTCTTCATCGACTACTGATTTTACAAAGGCAATATGCGGTCATCTTTAA
- the LOC133690066 gene encoding uncharacterized protein LOC133690066 isoform X2: protein MTDQSSRLSITNLRTASQLIKQTATIFSSNLFTLIFLSLLLFSFRTFIENGTHVLTSFIDRDPSLKSLLSRLDLAGQPHPSHPHHRIHTRLPRRRRPFLHLTRVGTLDDDFFSADDEADSSLFPKFPPNGSFVILHNFDPKFGFSDLVIDNGIKVPEIVRSGIQFKAAEENHSFLDSTNNNNEIESSSEDFNNNESGKEGEDTILDLQFLVKGLELGRRDTAALFLLVSFLSAAYGWVILGFTAIYSWILGVVFIVVVNDLLGRYGSFIGVVWNGSRLGSKRLAGFILMRWAVRDALTQLVGLWFFGEIEDQYSFFKLFVRLKLMPFSVMFPWINGFDKEISGFFVTWMLVDVVVGFIFAVDAWVTVVDTRRTGREILKEGCYLISTMFHQAVQLKCYEEILCGSAARS from the exons ATGACCGATCAGTCGTCTCGTCTGAGCATCACCAATCTCCGGACAGCTTCACAGCTAATCAAACAGACAGCCACAATCTTCTCATCCAATCTCTTCACCTTAATTTTCTTGTCTTTATTGCTCTTCTCTTTCCGTACATTCATCGAAAATGGGACCCACGTCCTCACTTCTTTCATCGACCGCGACCCTTCTCTCAAATCCCTCCTTTCCCGTCTCGACCTTGCCGGCCAACCCCACCCCTCCCACCCCCACCACCGCATTCACACTCGCCTCCCTCGCCGTCGCCGCCCATTCCTACACCTCACCCGTGTTGGTACCCtagatgatgatttcttttctgCTGATGACGAAGCTGATTCCTCCCTCTTCCCAAAGTTCCCTCCCAATGGCAGTTTCGTGATTCTCCACAATTTCGACCCCAAATTTGGTTTCTCCGATCTCGTCATCGATAATGGGATTAAAGTCCCCGAAATTGTCAGGTCCGGCATTCAGTTCAAGGCTGCGGAAGAAAATCATTCATTTCTTGATAGTACAAACAATAATAACGAGATTGAAAGCAGCAGCGAggattttaataataatgagaGTGGAAAAGAAGGGGAGGATACGATTTTAGATTTGCAATTTTTAGTGAAGGGATTGGAATTGGGGAGACGCGACACAGCTGCCTTGTTTCTTCTTGTAAGTTTTCTATCTGCTGCTTATGGTTGGGTTATTTTGGGATTTACAGCAATATATTCGTGGATTTTGGGGgttgtttttattgttgttgttaatgaTTTGTTAGGAAGGTATGGTTCCTTTATTGGTGTCGTTTGGAATGGGTCTAGATTAGGGAGTAAGAGATTAGCTGGGTTTATTTTGATGAGGTGGGCTGTGAGGGATGCTTTGACTCAGTTGGTGGGTTTGTGGTTTTTTGGTGAAATTGAAGATCAGTATTCGTTTTTTAAGCTTTTCGTGAGGTTGAAATTGATGCCCTTTTCTGTTATGTTTCCTTGGATTAATGGGTTTGACAAGGAGATTTCGGGGTTTTTTGTTACTTGGATGTTGGTGGATGTGGTTGTGGGGTTTATATTTGCTGTGGATGCTTGGGTTACTGTTGTGGATACAAGGAGGACTGGGAGAGAGATTTTGAAAGAAGGTTGTTATTTGATATCCACTATGTTTCATCAGGCAGTACAGCTTAAATGTTATGAAGAAATACTTTGTGGGTCAGCTGCAAG AAGCTGA